The Benincasa hispida cultivar B227 chromosome 9, ASM972705v1, whole genome shotgun sequence genome has a segment encoding these proteins:
- the LOC120085038 gene encoding HMG1/2-like protein isoform X2 produces MKGGKSKSDSKKADAKLAVKKGAANAGKKGSKKAGKDPNKPKRPASAFFVFMEEFRKKFNEENPNNKAVSAVGKAAGQKWKSMTDAVRDSYHSISYTSPALFSYLNGVIIHCPRSGQWSQC; encoded by the exons ATGAAAGGTGGTAAATCGAAGTCGGACTCGAAGAAAGCAGACGCCAA GCTTGCAGTGAAAAAAGGTGCAGCTAACGCGGGCAAGAAAGGAAGTAAGAAGGCAGGGAAAGATCCCAACAAACCCAAGAGGCCTGCCAGTGCCTTCTTCGtttttat GGAAGAGTTCAGGAAGAAGTTCAATGAGGAGAATCCAAATAACAAAGCAGTGTCTGCT GTTGGTAAAGCTGCTGGACAGAAATGGAAATCAATGACGGATGCTGTACGTGATAGCTATCATAGTATTTCTTATACTTCTCCTG CTCTATTTTCTTATTTGAATGGAGTTATCATTCACTGTCCGAGATCAGGCCAGTGGAGCCAATgctga
- the LOC120085038 gene encoding HMG1/2-like protein isoform X1, whose translation MKGGKSKSDSKKADAKLAVKKGAANAGKKGSKKAGKDPNKPKRPASAFFVFMEEFRKKFNEENPNNKAVSAVGKAAGQKWKSMTDAEKAPYIAKADKRKIEYEKNMKAYNKKQASGANAEEEDESEKSMSEVNDDEDGDEGSEEEDDDE comes from the exons ATGAAAGGTGGTAAATCGAAGTCGGACTCGAAGAAAGCAGACGCCAA GCTTGCAGTGAAAAAAGGTGCAGCTAACGCGGGCAAGAAAGGAAGTAAGAAGGCAGGGAAAGATCCCAACAAACCCAAGAGGCCTGCCAGTGCCTTCTTCGtttttat GGAAGAGTTCAGGAAGAAGTTCAATGAGGAGAATCCAAATAACAAAGCAGTGTCTGCT GTTGGTAAAGCTGCTGGACAGAAATGGAAATCAATGACGGATGCT GAAAAAGCACCTTACATTGCTAAGGCTGACAAGAGGAAGAttgaatatgaaaaaaatatgaagGCCTATAACAAGAAACAG GCCAGTGGAGCCAATgctgaggaagaagatgaatctgAGAAGTCAATGTCTGAGGTGAATGATGATGAGGACGGAGATGAGGGGAGTGAAGAG GAGGATGATGACGAGTGA